One window of Amaranthus tricolor cultivar Red isolate AtriRed21 chromosome 11, ASM2621246v1, whole genome shotgun sequence genomic DNA carries:
- the LOC130826567 gene encoding uncharacterized protein LOC130826567 — MITKSKQASQHAADLRETFLTLRKHQMKLNPDKCVFGVTGGKCLGFLVDERGIEANPDKIRAIQNMRSPTSVKEVQKLTGCVAALGRFLSKSADKYGSSTQSASGAGLLIVSSAGVRMERAVRFEFAASNNEAEYEALLMGLRICYEAGAKKLSAFSDSQLIVGQVNGEFEAKDDSMKMYLQQVKEFVQKFDKFTLGHIPRSQNAQADSLAKLASSAETSAARDII; from the exons atgatcacaaaaagcaaacAAGCAAGTCAGCACGCCGCAGACTTACGAGAGACGTTCCTTACCCTTCGAAAGCACCAAATGAAACTCAATCCTGACAAGTGTGTGTTTGGAGTTACCGGAGGAAAGTGCCTCGGCTTCCTGGTAGACGAGCGAGGCATTGAAGCAAATCCTGATAAGATCCGGGCTATACAGAACATGAGATCCCCCACCTCagtaaaagaagtacaaaagctcACGGGGTGCGTGGCTGCTCTTGGAAGATTCCTTTCCAAGTCCGCGGATAAAT atgggtcctcAACACAATCAGCAAGTGGGGCTGGACTCCTCATTGTgtcttccgccggggtccgtatggaaagggcggtcaggTTCGAGTTCGCAGCATCCAACAACGAGGCCGAATATGAAGCATTATTGATGGGACTGAGAATTTGCTACGAAGCGGGAGCCAAAAAATTGTCCGCCTTCTCTGACTCCCAATTGATTGTTGGACAAGTGAACGGGGAATTCGAAGCtaaagatgatagcatgaaaATGTACCTGCAGCAAGTAAaggaatttgttcaaaaattcgacAAGTTCACGTTGGGGCACATTCCAAGATCCCAGAATGCCCAGGCTGATTCCCTAGCGAAGCTTGCCAGCTCAGcagaaacatccgcggctcgagACATAATCTGA